From Nitrospiria bacterium:
GAGCGAAGGTTATTTGCCTTGCATGGCTGTAGTCGATACGCTACAATCCATTCATGGCTAACAAGATAACGACCTATCAGGAAGACTTGATCGAGGCCCTCAAAAAACCTCGGGAGGCAGCAGCTTATCTGAACGCCGCGATGGAGGAAGACGACCGCGCCGTCTTCCTGCTCGCTCTGCGGAATGTCGCGGAAGCGCACGGCGGCATGGCATCGGTGGCAGAGA
This genomic window contains:
- a CDS encoding addiction module antidote protein, producing the protein MANKITTYQEDLIEALKKPREAAAYLNAAMEEDDRAVFLLALRNVAEAHGGMASVAEKARLNRENLYRMLSERGNPEIKSVLRLLQSMGLKLSVEPKNKRAKSSKIRKAA